The following is a genomic window from Alphaproteobacteria bacterium LSUCC0396.
GATGTTGCTGCACTGGTTGACGCTGGCGCAAGCCGAATCGTAATCGGAAGCCTCGCAGTTCGTGACCCTGCCACCACCAAAGGTATTTTTGCCGCTTTCGGAGCTGAGAAAATTTGCCTAGCTGCCGATGTGATTTGGCAAAATGACGGGTTTTATATTGCGGTTTCTGGCTGGCAAGAGGCCAGCAGCCTGTCTTTATTTGATTTTATCGAAACCTATCAAGACGACGGACTTCGTCATGCACTTTGCACCGATATTGATCGTGACGGCACATTAAACGGTTGTAATCGCGACCTTTATCAAGAAGTAAAACAAAAATATCCGCAAGTGCAATTGCAAGCATCTGGCGGGGTCAGCGCGCTAGCCGACCTTGATGGATTGACCGCCGATGGGGTGATTATTGGTAAGGCGCTCTATGAGGGGCGCTTTACCGTTGCCCAAGCATTGGAGGCGGTCGCATGTTAACCAAACGGATTATCGCCTGTCTTGATGTTAAAGACGGCCGCGTTGTGAAAGGCGTGCAATTTCGTAACCATGTTGATATGGGCGATATTTTAGACCTTAGCCAGCGTTATGCCGACGAGGGCGTTGACGAATTGGTGTTCTATGACATTACCGCCAGCAGTGATGGGCGCGTTGTCGACAAGGGCTGGGTTAACCAGATTGCCCGCCGGATTAACATTCCTTTTTGTGTGGCCGGCGGTATTCGCACGATTGCCGATGCCAAAGCGATCCTGAATGATGGCGCCGACAAAATTTCGGTAAATTCACCTGCTTTGGAACGGCCTGAATTTATCTCCGAACTGGCTGCCAGTTTTGGTACACAATGCGTTGTTGCTGGCATTGATAGCAGGCGCGAAGGCGATAAATTACATGTTTATCAATACACTGGGGATGAAACTAAAACCATTAAGTCAAAACGGGATTCAGTGTCATGGGCACGCGAACTTACCCGCCTTGGTGCTGGTGAGATCGTGTTGAACTGCATGAATAATGACGGCGTTCGTCAGGGTTACGACATTGAACAGCTTGCGGCGGTGCGTGCTGCGGTAACTGTGCCGGTTATCGCCTCGGGCGGGGCCGGAGACTATGCTCATTTTGCCGATTTATTCCGGCAAACCGATATTGATGGCGCATTGGCAGCATCGGTATTCCATAGCGGTAAAATTCCCATTCCGGACTTAAAAGCCTATCTGAAATCAGCAGCAATCGAAGTGCGAGTTTAGTCATGCCAGATATAAATCTTAATCAAATTGACTGGGATAAGGGCGACGGGCTGGTACCAGCCAT
Proteins encoded in this region:
- the hisA gene encoding 1-(5-phosphoribosyl)-5-[(5-phosphoribosylamino)methylideneamino]imidazole-4-carboxamide isomerase; translated protein: MIYPAIDLIGGAVVRLHKGDFDQLTNYGDDPVAVAQSYADAGADWLHLVDLDGAKNPDNRQIDLIAKIISSTGLKVQTGGGIRSFDDVAALVDAGASRIVIGSLAVRDPATTKGIFAAFGAEKICLAADVIWQNDGFYIAVSGWQEASSLSLFDFIETYQDDGLRHALCTDIDRDGTLNGCNRDLYQEVKQKYPQVQLQASGGVSALADLDGLTADGVIIGKALYEGRFTVAQALEAVAC
- the hisF gene encoding imidazole glycerol phosphate synthase subunit HisF, with protein sequence MLTKRIIACLDVKDGRVVKGVQFRNHVDMGDILDLSQRYADEGVDELVFYDITASSDGRVVDKGWVNQIARRINIPFCVAGGIRTIADAKAILNDGADKISVNSPALERPEFISELAASFGTQCVVAGIDSRREGDKLHVYQYTGDETKTIKSKRDSVSWARELTRLGAGEIVLNCMNNDGVRQGYDIEQLAAVRAAVTVPVIASGGAGDYAHFADLFRQTDIDGALAASVFHSGKIPIPDLKAYLKSAAIEVRV